The Kineothrix sp. MB12-C1 genome includes a window with the following:
- a CDS encoding helix-turn-helix domain-containing protein translates to MFRKQKMRMLPLKTVYNMLFLLFIMIPILIVLIISLLVLNQQFKNQAVENIKRAQETVITELLSDINVMSMRLSHLIYTNNSEILAYAAGTDTADREIRYINEQKLSQAGNLALEPVKDIISVGFYMKSGRDTYIKNDIQRPAEEIKDTKWYQSALVNPNRVFVGSYDTGSVNDLFMGGRKDMLVLAFALAPDVMTDRSQKIEMVTFYHSTAAAERIKKYNLDYQSGKNKLGITQITNNDGEIVFSTNEEEDNNFLSGEYTLVRTPIEFNDMAWYIESYIKTSQLTADYWKNAMFLLSAAILIFGFAAYFSRYCLRSIVKPVEEISSGLRQVEEGNLEVHISPSGQSEIRMMIHQFNAMVRRLNVLIKEYEDRMKSVGKGAKDYLAAMIQGEMTPEEVNSIFGEFFAESYAILGFFIEGYRGEENERKSASKLADSFERNPRFASRCSIYIEQPSFFFVYYRINEKDYLPGIMKMIQELQRIGRMEFDVKISAVIGQKTLGYTEFDYQVTDIRNRICLRHLKGECAIIDLSDESFHWDEILMLSQEYGKLAGALYIADEKNMVEEKEKLFEWFRGHSMEEISRRVSAAILAIGNRFGEDNSSFFEVFGKQYDYIEKFRNIEDTRSLKIWLTNYFAWIMDYSASKLNASETDMVVRAKRYITDHYEDTELSLGRVAEHVGLNEKYFTNRFTKESGENFSSYVTGLRMQKARELLKTTSFKVYEIAEMTGYHNVEHFNRMFKKINGISPAQYRKTM, encoded by the coding sequence ATGTTCAGAAAACAAAAAATGAGAATGCTTCCATTAAAAACAGTATATAATATGCTATTTCTTCTTTTTATTATGATACCGATATTAATCGTATTAATTATTTCGCTTCTCGTGTTGAACCAGCAGTTTAAGAATCAGGCAGTTGAGAATATCAAGCGGGCGCAAGAAACGGTTATTACTGAACTTTTATCGGATATCAATGTAATGTCTATGCGTCTATCACATTTGATTTATACGAATAATAGTGAAATATTAGCTTATGCGGCAGGAACGGATACGGCGGATAGGGAGATTCGCTATATAAATGAACAGAAATTATCACAAGCGGGGAATCTGGCATTGGAACCGGTGAAAGATATTATTTCTGTGGGTTTTTATATGAAAAGCGGCAGGGATACTTATATTAAGAATGATATTCAACGTCCAGCAGAAGAAATTAAGGATACAAAATGGTATCAATCAGCACTTGTGAATCCCAATCGAGTATTTGTTGGATCTTACGATACAGGTTCAGTTAACGATCTTTTTATGGGCGGAAGGAAGGATATGCTCGTTTTAGCATTTGCCCTCGCACCGGATGTGATGACAGACCGCTCTCAGAAGATAGAAATGGTAACCTTCTATCATTCAACAGCAGCGGCGGAAAGAATTAAGAAATATAATCTTGATTATCAATCAGGAAAGAATAAACTAGGTATTACACAGATTACGAATAATGATGGTGAAATTGTTTTTTCTACGAATGAAGAAGAGGATAACAATTTTTTAAGCGGAGAATATACTCTCGTGAGGACACCGATCGAGTTTAACGATATGGCATGGTATATTGAGAGCTATATTAAGACCTCGCAACTTACTGCTGATTACTGGAAGAATGCAATGTTCCTTCTTTCTGCTGCAATACTGATTTTTGGGTTTGCAGCATATTTTTCCAGGTATTGTCTGCGAAGCATTGTAAAGCCGGTAGAAGAAATCAGCAGTGGACTAAGGCAGGTAGAGGAAGGGAATCTGGAGGTGCATATATCACCCAGCGGTCAATCTGAGATTCGGATGATGATTCATCAGTTCAATGCCATGGTAAGAAGGTTGAATGTGTTAATTAAGGAATATGAAGATAGAATGAAGAGTGTAGGAAAGGGCGCAAAAGACTATTTGGCGGCAATGATTCAAGGAGAAATGACGCCGGAAGAAGTAAACTCGATCTTTGGAGAATTTTTTGCGGAAAGCTATGCGATACTTGGCTTTTTTATAGAAGGATACCGTGGGGAGGAGAATGAGAGAAAGAGTGCTTCTAAGCTTGCTGATAGCTTCGAACGCAACCCTAGGTTCGCTTCCAGATGCAGCATATACATAGAACAGCCTTCCTTCTTTTTTGTGTATTATAGAATTAATGAAAAAGACTATCTGCCAGGAATTATGAAAATGATACAAGAACTGCAAAGAATCGGACGAATGGAGTTCGATGTGAAGATTTCGGCAGTAATTGGACAGAAGACTTTGGGATATACAGAGTTCGATTATCAAGTTACGGATATCAGGAATAGAATATGCCTTCGTCATTTGAAAGGCGAATGTGCAATTATTGATTTAAGTGATGAATCCTTTCATTGGGATGAGATTCTTATGTTATCACAAGAATATGGAAAACTGGCCGGAGCCCTTTATATTGCGGATGAGAAAAATATGGTGGAGGAAAAGGAAAAGTTATTCGAATGGTTTCGTGGTCATTCCATGGAGGAAATTTCAAGAAGGGTCAGCGCGGCTATTTTAGCGATAGGAAACCGATTTGGCGAAGATAATTCCAGTTTTTTTGAAGTGTTTGGAAAACAATATGACTATATTGAGAAATTTCGTAACATTGAAGATACTAGAAGTTTGAAAATATGGCTGACCAATTATTTTGCATGGATTATGGATTATTCCGCTTCTAAGCTTAATGCCTCAGAAACAGATATGGTAGTAAGAGCCAAGCGTTATATTACCGATCATTATGAAGATACGGAACTTTCTCTCGGACGAGTAGCTGAACATGTGGGCTTAAATGAAAAATATTTTACCAATCGTTTTACGAAGGAATCGGGAGAGAATTTCTCTTCGTATGTAACAGGTCTCCGGATGCAAAAGGCGAGGGAATTATTAAAGACAACTAGCTTTAAGGTATATGAAATTGCTGAGATGACAGGATATCATAATGTGGAACATTTCAATAGGATGTTCAAGAAGATAAATGGAATTAGTCCCGCTCAGTACCGGAAAACCATGTAA
- a CDS encoding GGGtGRT protein, protein MALFESYERRIDKINSVLNSYGISSIEEAEKITKDAGLNVYDQVKAIQPICFENACWAYIVGAAIAIKKDCRKAADAAAAIGEGIQSFCIPGSVADTRVVGIGHGNLGKMLLEEETECFCFLAGHESFAAAEGAIGIAEKANKVRKKPLRVILNGLGKDAAQVISRINGFTFVETEYNPYTNEVKEVYRKSYSEGLRAKVNCYGANDVCEGVAIMHKEGVDVSITGNSTNPTRFQHPVAGTYKKECMEQGKKYFSVASGGGTGRTLHPDNMAAGPASYGMTDTMGRMHSDAQFAGSSSVPAHVEMMGLIGAGNNPMVGMTVAVAVSIEEAANAGKF, encoded by the coding sequence ATGGCTTTATTTGAATCATATGAAAGAAGAATTGATAAAATTAATTCCGTGTTGAATAGCTATGGAATCTCTTCTATCGAAGAAGCAGAAAAAATCACAAAAGACGCAGGTCTTAATGTATATGACCAGGTTAAGGCTATTCAGCCTATCTGTTTTGAGAATGCTTGCTGGGCTTATATCGTAGGTGCAGCAATCGCAATTAAAAAAGATTGCAGAAAAGCAGCAGATGCAGCAGCAGCAATTGGCGAAGGTATTCAGTCTTTCTGTATTCCCGGTTCCGTTGCAGATACACGTGTTGTAGGTATTGGACATGGTAACCTTGGCAAGATGTTATTAGAAGAAGAGACAGAATGCTTCTGTTTCCTTGCAGGACATGAATCTTTTGCAGCAGCAGAAGGTGCTATCGGTATCGCTGAAAAGGCGAACAAAGTTCGTAAAAAACCTTTAAGAGTTATCTTGAACGGTCTTGGAAAAGATGCTGCTCAAGTTATTTCCAGAATTAACGGATTTACCTTCGTTGAGACGGAATATAATCCTTATACCAATGAGGTAAAAGAAGTATACAGAAAGTCTTATTCTGAAGGACTTCGTGCAAAAGTTAACTGCTATGGTGCAAACGATGTTTGTGAAGGCGTTGCAATTATGCACAAGGAAGGTGTTGATGTTTCCATCACAGGTAACTCCACCAATCCTACAAGATTCCAGCATCCCGTTGCAGGTACATACAAGAAAGAATGTATGGAACAGGGCAAGAAATATTTCTCTGTTGCATCCGGCGGCGGTACGGGACGTACCCTTCACCCGGATAACATGGCGGCAGGTCCTGCTTCTTATGGTATGACAGATACTATGGGACGTATGCACTCTGACGCACAGTTTGCAGGTTCTTCTTCTGTACCGGCTCACGTTGAAATGATGGGTCTTATCGGAGCTGGTAACAACCCGATGGTCGGTATGACTGTTGCAGTTGCAGTTTCCATCGAAGAAGCTGCTAATGCAGGAAAGTTTTAA
- a CDS encoding iron-sulfur cluster assembly scaffold protein, with amino-acid sequence MIYSKEVEEMCIVAQGVNHGCAPIPEEAKWVKAKDVKDISGLTHGVGWCAPQQGACKLTLNVKEGIVQEALIETIGCSGMTHSAAMAAEILPGRTVMEALNTDLVCDAINTAMRELFLQIVYGRTQSAFSEDGLPVGAGLEDLGKGLRSQVGTMYGTLSKGPRYLEMAEGYVTGIALDAEDQIIGYQFVSLGKMTDFIKKGDDPNTAWEKAKGQYGRVADAVKIIDPREE; translated from the coding sequence ATGATTTATTCAAAGGAAGTTGAAGAAATGTGTATAGTAGCACAAGGCGTAAATCACGGCTGTGCTCCTATCCCAGAAGAAGCAAAATGGGTAAAGGCGAAAGATGTAAAAGATATCTCCGGTTTAACACATGGTGTGGGCTGGTGCGCTCCTCAGCAGGGTGCTTGTAAGTTGACACTTAACGTTAAAGAAGGTATTGTTCAGGAAGCGTTGATAGAGACGATCGGATGTTCGGGAATGACACATTCCGCAGCTATGGCAGCAGAGATCTTACCGGGCAGAACTGTTATGGAAGCGTTGAACACAGACCTTGTATGCGATGCTATCAATACCGCTATGAGAGAATTATTCTTACAGATTGTATACGGAAGAACTCAGAGTGCGTTCTCAGAAGACGGACTTCCGGTTGGCGCTGGCCTTGAGGATTTAGGAAAAGGTCTTAGAAGCCAGGTAGGTACAATGTATGGTACCTTGAGTAAAGGTCCTCGTTATCTCGAAATGGCTGAAGGATATGTAACAGGTATTGCACTCGATGCAGAAGACCAGATTATCGGTTACCAGTTCGTAAGCCTCGGTAAAATGACAGATTTCATCAAAAAAGGCGATGATCCGAATACCGCTTGGGAAAAAGCGAAAGGTCAGTACGGTCGTGTTGCTGATGCTGTTAAGATTATCGATCCAAGAGAAGAATAG
- a CDS encoding UDP-N-acetylglucosamine pyrophosphorylase, which yields MERLKVEALYTISETIATDIFKGVTYPWEVLPKIGEFIIRLGNSLPVERYEKRGDNIWIAKSATIFPSAYIAGPAIIDEEAEVRHCAFIRGNAIVGKGAVVGNSTELKNVILFNKVQVPHYNYVGDSILGYKAHMGAGAITSNVKSDKTLVTVKLAECCVETALKKFGAMLGDGVEVGCNSVLNPGTVIGKNSSVYPTSSVRGYIPSDSIYKDKGEVVIRKIQKI from the coding sequence ATGGAACGTTTAAAAGTGGAAGCTCTTTATACAATTTCGGAGACGATTGCAACGGATATTTTCAAGGGAGTGACCTATCCATGGGAGGTATTGCCAAAGATTGGAGAATTCATTATCCGGCTGGGAAATAGTCTTCCGGTAGAAAGGTATGAGAAAAGAGGAGATAATATATGGATTGCAAAGTCTGCGACTATCTTCCCCAGTGCTTATATTGCAGGCCCTGCCATTATCGATGAGGAGGCAGAAGTTCGTCACTGTGCTTTTATCAGAGGAAATGCGATTGTAGGAAAAGGAGCGGTAGTGGGTAACTCTACAGAACTGAAAAATGTTATCCTTTTTAATAAAGTCCAGGTTCCTCATTATAATTATGTAGGTGATAGCATACTGGGTTATAAGGCTCATATGGGAGCAGGTGCTATTACTTCCAATGTGAAGAGTGATAAAACATTGGTCACGGTGAAATTAGCAGAATGTTGTGTGGAAACAGCTCTTAAAAAATTCGGTGCCATGTTGGGCGATGGGGTGGAAGTAGGCTGTAATTCAGTGTTGAACCCGGGAACGGTAATCGGGAAAAACTCCAGTGTATATCCGACTTCTTCCGTAAGAGGTTATATTCCTTCAGACAGCATTTACAAGGATAAGGGCGAAGTAGTAATAAGGAAAATCCAAAAAATATAA
- a CDS encoding DNA topoisomerase, with amino-acid sequence MGKSLYIAEKPSVAREFAKALKLNMSNRDGYMESEEAIITWCVGHLVTMSYPEAYDEKYKRWTLHTLPFIPREFKYEVIENVKKQFAIVSGLLNRKEVDIIYVCTDSGREGEYIYRLVEQQAGVSGKQRKRVWIDSQTEEEILRGIREAKDLSDYDNLSSAAYLRAKEDYLMGINFSRVLTLRYSNSIKSYLKADKAVISVGRVMTCVLGMVVNREREIRNFVKTSFYRVIAGVESEDKNFECEWKAVEGTKYYNSPLLYKENGFKEKKTAEELIASLEEEPRAIPVVESVEKKKETKNPPLLYNLAELQNDCARYFKISPDETLRIVQELYEKKMVTYPRTDARVLSSAVAKEIYKNINGLKGYSETAVFVEEVLKSGTYKNIAKTRYVNDKQITDHYAIVPTGQGINNVGSLHPTATKVYEIIVRRFLSIFYPAAIYRKIALTLSLKQEKFFANFKVLEQEGYLKVTEFSFSKKKEERTLQNEEIENTENTEEGSDTKDPEFIEMIQRLKKGDELFLRKFDIKEGETSPPKRYNSGTMILTMENAGQFIEDEELRAQMKGSGIGTSATRAEILKKLVHIEYLSLNKKTQMITPTLMGEMIYDVVAGSIKPLLDPALTASWEKGLTLVAQGDITEEEYMQKLDDFVSRRTNIVKQLGNQTSLYAQFDMAAKNYKK; translated from the coding sequence ATGGGAAAAAGTTTATATATTGCGGAAAAGCCTAGTGTGGCACGAGAATTTGCAAAAGCATTAAAATTGAATATGAGCAACAGAGACGGCTACATGGAATCTGAAGAAGCGATCATCACATGGTGTGTGGGCCATCTGGTAACGATGAGCTACCCGGAGGCATACGATGAAAAATATAAAAGATGGACATTACATACGCTTCCTTTTATCCCCAGGGAATTCAAATACGAAGTGATTGAGAATGTAAAGAAGCAGTTTGCCATCGTAAGTGGGCTGTTAAATCGCAAAGAGGTAGATATTATATATGTGTGTACAGACTCCGGAAGAGAAGGAGAATATATTTATCGTCTTGTGGAACAGCAGGCAGGAGTAAGTGGTAAACAAAGAAAACGGGTATGGATCGATTCCCAGACAGAAGAGGAAATCTTACGAGGGATACGAGAAGCTAAGGACCTATCCGACTATGATAATCTTTCCTCGGCGGCTTATCTTAGGGCGAAAGAAGATTACCTAATGGGAATTAATTTCTCAAGGGTGCTTACTTTAAGGTATAGTAATTCCATCAAATCCTACTTGAAGGCGGATAAGGCGGTAATCTCTGTGGGCAGGGTTATGACCTGTGTACTTGGAATGGTCGTTAACCGGGAAAGGGAAATCAGGAATTTTGTCAAAACCTCCTTTTACAGGGTAATTGCAGGGGTAGAGTCGGAAGATAAGAACTTCGAATGTGAATGGAAGGCGGTAGAGGGCACCAAATATTACAATTCTCCCCTTCTGTATAAAGAAAATGGATTTAAGGAAAAAAAGACAGCAGAAGAGTTAATTGCTTCGCTGGAGGAAGAACCAAGGGCTATTCCAGTCGTGGAATCGGTGGAAAAGAAAAAAGAGACGAAGAATCCGCCTCTCTTATATAACTTGGCTGAACTTCAAAATGATTGTGCCAGATATTTTAAAATCAGTCCTGATGAGACACTCCGCATCGTGCAAGAGTTATATGAAAAGAAAATGGTAACTTATCCGAGAACGGATGCCAGAGTATTATCCAGCGCAGTTGCTAAGGAAATATATAAAAATATTAATGGCTTGAAGGGATATTCTGAAACGGCAGTATTTGTTGAAGAAGTACTTAAAAGCGGGACTTACAAAAATATTGCCAAAACGAGATATGTAAATGATAAGCAGATTACAGATCACTATGCGATCGTTCCTACAGGACAAGGAATTAATAATGTAGGTAGCCTTCACCCTACGGCAACAAAGGTCTATGAAATTATTGTACGGCGTTTTTTAAGTATTTTCTATCCGGCTGCAATATATAGAAAAATAGCGCTTACGCTCTCCTTAAAACAGGAAAAATTCTTCGCCAACTTCAAAGTATTGGAGCAGGAAGGCTACTTGAAAGTTACAGAATTCTCTTTTTCTAAAAAGAAAGAAGAGAGAACGCTGCAGAATGAAGAGATAGAAAATACAGAAAATACGGAAGAAGGAAGCGATACAAAGGATCCTGAATTTATTGAGATGATACAACGTCTGAAAAAGGGAGATGAACTTTTCCTCCGAAAGTTCGATATTAAGGAAGGAGAAACTTCGCCACCTAAGCGCTATAATTCCGGAACAATGATACTTACTATGGAAAATGCAGGACAATTTATCGAAGATGAGGAGCTTCGGGCTCAGATGAAAGGAAGCGGAATCGGTACTTCTGCGACGAGAGCGGAAATATTAAAGAAGCTTGTACATATCGAATATCTATCTTTAAATAAAAAAACACAGATGATCACACCAACTTTGATGGGAGAAATGATATACGATGTGGTTGCCGGTTCTATTAAGCCTTTGCTGGATCCTGCTCTTACTGCCAGTTGGGAAAAAGGATTGACTTTGGTAGCGCAAGGAGATATCACGGAAGAAGAATATATGCAGAAATTAGATGATTTTGTATCCCGCAGAACGAATATTGTGAAGCAGTTAGGGAATCAAACTTCGTTATATGCACAGTTTGATATGGCAGCAAAAAATTATAAGAAATAA
- a CDS encoding putative bifunctional diguanylate cyclase/phosphodiesterase — protein MDELQYQFELLSAMDQKLSVDEKMFQMLCNTSSSAFLYCSFEDDIIRTFGNWKLFFPIEIQEQKDIKQLYDCIEDKYILKLKELLFLEKKSRRNESAVVRMKEKNLWVKCETVVTYNEKKEPKEKVIRFQNITKLKNQHEELTYMAYYDIMTGLYNRNYFVRLLGDFVRKAEEERKCVAVMFIDIDDFRKINDGFSIVTGDEIIQQFGQFLNSFSSSHVIVSHFNSDIYCIAVYDPCGSRSVEHIYRMIRERLRWPFSLSNALDLSITVSMGVAEYPEATKTTLELINCAEIVMFRSKAMGKNSIQYFNEPMVDDFRQNISIENKLKEAIFDRSFMMYFQPQYNAKDRGLRGVEALIRWRDKDGNMISPSVFIPIAEKNGSIVPIGEWVIEESVRTFAEWKKKYQHKLILSLNISSIQYKRSDFVSKLIKTLQRYHVKPSEVELEITESVLIDDLKEITNKLIALRDYGIRISLDDFGTGYSSLSYLKGLPIDTLKIDKTFIDTVVSDKNSKIITESIIYMVKKLGFETVAEGVETKEQFEYLQSIECDNIQGYFMGRPMPPDKVEELLRQLPKSN, from the coding sequence ATGGATGAATTACAGTATCAGTTTGAACTGCTAAGTGCCATGGACCAGAAATTAAGTGTCGATGAGAAGATGTTTCAAATGCTCTGTAATACATCGAGCAGCGCGTTTTTATATTGTAGTTTTGAAGATGATATTATAAGGACTTTCGGTAATTGGAAACTTTTCTTTCCTATAGAAATACAGGAACAGAAGGATATTAAGCAATTATATGATTGTATTGAAGATAAATATATACTGAAGTTGAAGGAACTTCTGTTTCTTGAAAAGAAAAGCCGCAGAAATGAAAGTGCCGTAGTCCGCATGAAAGAAAAGAACTTATGGGTGAAATGTGAGACAGTAGTAACTTATAATGAAAAGAAAGAACCAAAAGAAAAAGTAATCCGATTTCAAAATATAACAAAACTCAAGAATCAGCATGAAGAATTAACCTATATGGCTTACTACGATATTATGACAGGGTTGTATAATCGAAATTATTTTGTCCGCCTTTTAGGTGATTTTGTCAGAAAAGCGGAAGAAGAGCGCAAGTGTGTGGCAGTTATGTTCATAGACATCGATGATTTTCGCAAAATCAACGATGGGTTCAGCATCGTGACCGGCGATGAAATCATACAGCAATTCGGTCAGTTCCTCAATAGTTTTTCGAGCAGCCACGTCATTGTATCACATTTTAATAGTGATATTTATTGTATTGCTGTTTATGATCCTTGCGGTTCAAGGAGTGTGGAACATATATACCGGATGATTCGTGAGCGTTTGCGATGGCCTTTTTCCCTCAGTAATGCGTTGGATCTTAGCATTACGGTTAGTATGGGCGTGGCGGAATATCCGGAAGCGACGAAAACAACACTGGAATTGATTAATTGTGCCGAAATTGTTATGTTCCGTTCAAAAGCCATGGGGAAGAATTCTATTCAATATTTTAACGAGCCTATGGTGGATGATTTTCGACAGAATATCAGCATTGAGAACAAGCTGAAAGAGGCTATCTTTGACAGAAGTTTTATGATGTATTTTCAACCGCAGTATAATGCAAAGGATAGAGGCCTCCGCGGTGTAGAGGCATTGATTCGCTGGAGGGACAAGGATGGTAATATGATTAGTCCATCTGTATTTATACCGATTGCGGAGAAGAATGGTTCTATTGTACCGATTGGCGAATGGGTGATTGAGGAAAGCGTTCGTACTTTTGCAGAATGGAAGAAGAAATATCAGCACAAATTGATTCTGTCGCTGAATATATCGTCCATTCAATATAAACGTTCAGACTTTGTCAGCAAATTGATAAAAACGCTGCAGCGCTACCATGTAAAGCCGTCCGAGGTAGAGCTTGAGATTACGGAAAGCGTACTTATCGATGACCTTAAGGAGATTACGAATAAGCTGATTGCTTTGCGCGATTATGGTATCCGTATTTCTCTCGATGATTTTGGGACAGGATATTCCTCGCTTTCTTATTTGAAGGGGCTGCCGATTGATACGCTGAAGATTGACAAGACATTCATCGATACGGTTGTTTCCGATAAAAATTCAAAGATAATTACGGAATCCATTATTTATATGGTGAAAAAGCTGGGGTTTGAGACAGTAGCGGAAGGTGTGGAAACTAAGGAGCAGTTCGAATATCTACAGTCGATAGAATGTGATAATATTCAGGGATATTTTATGGGCAGACCAATGCCTCCCGATAAAGTGGAAGAATTGCTTAGACAATTACCGAAGTCAAATTAA
- the asd gene encoding aspartate-semialdehyde dehydrogenase — protein sequence MSDRLKVGILGGTGMVGQRFISLLESHPWFEVTVIAASPRSAGKTYEEAVGGRWKMTTPMPEAVKNIVVMDVNEVEKVASGVDFVFSAVDMTKEEIKKIEEEYAQTETPVVSNNSAHRWTPDVPMVIPEVNPEHMNVIEFQKKRLGTTRGFIAVKPNCSIQSYAPILTAWQEFEPYEVVATTYQAISGAGKNFQDWPEMVGNIIPYIGGEEEKSEKEPLRIWGEIKDGEIVPATTPVITCQCIRVPVLNGHTAAVFVKLKKKATKEQLIEKLVNFKGVPQELKLPSAPSQFIQYLEEDNRPQVTSDVDYENGMGVSVGRLREDSVYDWKFVGLSHNTVRGAAGGAVLCAELLKAQGYISKK from the coding sequence ATGAGCGACAGATTAAAAGTTGGTATTTTAGGCGGGACCGGAATGGTGGGTCAGAGGTTCATCTCTTTATTAGAGAGCCATCCATGGTTTGAAGTGACGGTAATCGCAGCGAGTCCGAGATCTGCAGGTAAGACTTATGAAGAGGCTGTAGGTGGAAGATGGAAGATGACTACACCGATGCCGGAAGCTGTTAAAAATATTGTGGTAATGGATGTAAATGAAGTAGAAAAAGTAGCTTCAGGCGTTGATTTCGTATTCAGTGCAGTAGATATGACAAAAGAAGAGATTAAGAAAATAGAAGAAGAATATGCGCAGACAGAGACTCCTGTAGTTTCCAATAACAGTGCACATAGATGGACACCGGATGTTCCTATGGTAATTCCGGAAGTGAATCCGGAGCATATGAATGTGATTGAGTTCCAGAAAAAGAGATTAGGAACAACAAGAGGGTTTATCGCAGTAAAGCCTAACTGCTCCATTCAAAGTTATGCACCGATTCTTACTGCATGGCAGGAATTCGAGCCCTATGAAGTAGTAGCAACGACTTATCAGGCGATTTCAGGTGCCGGCAAGAACTTCCAGGATTGGCCGGAAATGGTAGGCAATATCATTCCCTACATCGGAGGAGAGGAAGAAAAGAGTGAGAAAGAACCTCTTAGAATCTGGGGAGAGATTAAGGACGGAGAGATTGTTCCGGCGACCACTCCTGTTATTACCTGCCAGTGTATCCGTGTACCCGTTTTAAATGGGCATACAGCGGCTGTTTTTGTAAAGCTAAAGAAGAAAGCGACAAAAGAGCAGTTAATTGAAAAACTCGTTAATTTCAAAGGAGTACCTCAGGAATTAAAACTTCCCAGTGCACCCAGCCAGTTTATTCAATATCTGGAAGAGGATAATCGTCCTCAGGTTACATCTGATGTAGACTACGAAAATGGAATGGGGGTAAGCGTAGGACGTTTGAGAGAAGATAGTGTCTATGATTGGAAGTTTGTCGGTTTATCGCATAATACGGTGCGTGGTGCTGCAGGGGGTGCAGTTCTTTGCGCAGAGCTTTTAAAAGCACAGGGGTATATTTCTAAAAAATAA